ttgtatCCGCTTCGTCGTGAGCCGGGCACGAAAATTCTTCAACGCgagtttttataacttttgaGTCATCAACTATGAATCTAAAACAAGTGTCTGCACTCACATAAACAGTTTTATCCTTTATATACGGTCACATATAATCTTCTTCCCAATTTTCAATAAGAAACTGTACTAGTGCTTCCTTAAAATTTACGTTCTTCAGTTCAagagaaaaatctttttttcgCACTTGGTCAGGGCCTTCGATATGGAAGTTTGCTTGCTCCATGCCTCGTAGTTTGTGTTCTGTACCTtttattgatggaaaaatttatctattaaagACAATGTATATTATCTTAGCTGTGGTTGCACATATCATTTGCAgtactttttttgaaatctttccAAAGCTAAGAGGTACATCTTTCATCTGATGTAACATAAAATACCCGTCATACACTATAACATCTGTATTTTCTGGTGGCTCAGAATGTTCATACTTTTCTAATAGAGCCATTAATGCGGATTTTTGTGTTTTACACATAATGCCATCAAGGTGGAAGATAGACAGTGGTATCGGTGTTAAAGGATACGTGAGAACTTTATCTAAATCAAGTTCCTTTTTTAAAGAGATTTGAAGTAATTCTCCAAATAAATCACGTTGCATTCGCAGCTCCACGATTCCTCGAGCAactgtaactttttttttcttcatcatatCTACGAAAGTATGACATTTTACCCTTGAAATAGCCTTCTCACATTGGTTTGGGTCATTTACACAACTGAGAATATAATTTTCTCGTTTTGTATTACCTTCTTTTTCAACATTGAgcaagaaattttcaatatgcTGAGGTGCTCCTTCTCCAGTAGAAATGTTATGTAACtcttgtttatttaaattttgtttctagAATATTCTTTTCGTCTGACTACGTTTGCTCGTCTATTCTAAACGTACATTAGTCCCCTTCTTTTTTACTTCTAAAAACGTACTAACCCCCTCCAAGCGTACCTTAATATTGTCTATGCTATGCTGGCGTGTGTTGTTTGaatctttaaaaataacaaGAGTAATTAAAGAGACGTCATTCCCTCCCGCATGAAAATTTGTGAGCTGATTATGAATATACTTctgtgataaataaaaaaaatcagctagCAGTAACTCGAGGGAAACCTGGTCAGCTGATGCCTTTAAATAGTCAGTAAATGCATCTGGCTAACTTCTATGTAACGACCTTCAAAGTATCAGCTGACGATTTTTCCACCTAGATACAGCCAGCTGAcgtatatatttatcaatagtTACATATAAGCTATCATcaggtaaatttttatttgagaggACATCACTGAAACtgtagattttttttctatgatcGAGACATCAGCTGACGAACAATACACTATGTTATAGccagctgattttttttttgttgggatATTGGGTTAGCTATaacttgataaattttttcttcaagcgtGGGAGCCTTAGCTGACGTTCACGAGGCTTTATGGTTCGATTTTCTGATGCATTTTACTAATTATCACTTGAGAGGAACTTGGTCATATATATCTGTTACTGGCTCTCGGACTATTAAGTGTTGTAGTCGCCGAATCCGCCGAGAAATCCTGCATAACGATAAGTTCCTTAGAACCAGGCTACTGATTGACACACCTCCCGCGCTCTTCCGAATAGCTGCGTTCACGCAATAAGCaatacaaatgtttattttgagacaccttgtataaCCGTGATCGGAGAATATTACTCTGGCAATTACGtctaaaaattatcgaaaaaaggcAAGAGAAAATCAGCCGAGGTGTGCGATTGCTTCATGATATAATGATCCATTCCACATTCCATATTGAGCATACAACATATAATCCTGATCTGGACCTGTTTGACTGTTTTCTGTTCGCAAAGCAGACACGTTTCGAGAATTGTGTGGAAATAAAGGgagaatatattggaaaataatcaaaatttttttatttataacctttctttttatgttttggtaaaaattatatatttcaattaattaaaattcataattttcatgtagataaacttttttatccaatatattataatgaaaattcacAAGGACATATTGTATGATGTCACCTTTTTGTTTTTGCGTTTTTGATtctacatttttaaaatattttgatagcaTCACGGtgaaatattctaattttatatttactgaAATCATTTGATAACTTGCGGGATAATCCCTGTGCATACGTTAAAAAGAGATGTTTCATATTTCCATGTTTTCTTAGTgcagtttttactttttcaatagCTTTAAATTTATAGCTGGAGAGACGTTTAAGTTTATTTGTAACTTTGTATTCAATGCGTATCCGAAAAGACTTACAACTTACTGTTTgtaaacgataaaaaattattgattgtaatttttatttttttggagtTTATCCCTGCTTAATAAAAGACTAATTTCTAACATAATTTCGATCATCTTTTATCGTTTTATTTGTGTATCAATCGTAGCAGTGACTGTTATACCtaacattttgatttttgtgtacaactctcatttttatttttcattattaatttccactgcaataattatttattcacaatttattaataattgaaaagacagtttttccTTTCATGTAAATGTTGTGAGCTACCACAAACAACGgccattatcgtacctgtacatgttgtacttaacattttttgcaaaaagttttaaattaaaacagaaacgtgtacgttttcgataaatattcgtataatacagagtgagttttatgtatggaacgcctcaattatctcggaaacggcttgtacgatttttataaattatggtgGCATTTACATTCTTGTCaaatctttcctttttccggtaAAATAATGAGCTTGTGTCATGCTAGAAGTAAATCAACATTTGTGGAGTAGAttaattacgaattttagaaaacatacagtaaaggcgattacaatcaatgctcaaaatgttgtccatttacctcaatacaacaagccataCGATTTTTCTCATCTCTACGGTAACACTTTCTTTTAATTCGTGAATATTGGcagattttgttttataaatgatgTTTTTCAAGTGATCCCTTAAAAAATAATCTGAAGGATTCATGTCGAGCccataaattcagtttttcgggatattgggaATGGGATtgacgcatccaacgaggattgttacgtgaccagtatcgcAAAACAtgacattacttaaaaaatttggatcttTTTGATTCTAACATTTATAAGGTCTTCaagtctatcaaaatcgtcatctgataACTCTTGAAttaacgttactttgtatggatggataGTGTGGATCGTCTCCTAACTGGagacaaacatctaaagatttgttttcagttgatgcagttttccagcgccctgatttggataaatcttttactgaaccaaaACAGTTTCCTTATACTATGAGATTTCGGtttggatataaattattaaagatattacacgtttcttgttgacttctacggctacaaatatcaattcgttATGGCATTTAAGTATAGggaacattagatgaaaaataataagtatttcttaagaatatcgaaaagcgaaaaatacaCAGGGTTATCCATTTGAAATGACAAAGTTCATTACTTTTCCGGAAAAAGgtaagatctgacaacaatgtaaataacgGCCGTATcacaaaacataaaataaagcACACATCCAGAagaatatttcttcttcttcttcttcttcttcctgttgtgtataggcatcattgcctgtttttcttcacgtcattgcctctgctcagtcatctgggaggttgtcactccatcttttcctaggtcttccaatgcttctttgtcctgctggtgatttgtcccttgatattttcacaattcgttcttccgtgatgcggtcaatgtgctcattccattttatctttctatccagtacccagtcattgatattatctatcccgcatgttcgtcgtatgttttcactcctttctctatccagtagtgttcttcccgctattcttcgaactattttcatttctgtagtctccaatatccgtttcgttttagaggtctcaggtcgggtctctgctgcataggataatataggtctgattgcggtcttgtaaatccgggcttttgcttcagttcgaatgtatttatttcgccagattgtgtcatttaggtatgctgctgctcttgaggctcttgtagcttggtttcttacttccgtctccacgtccccgtgtccagatatttcgattcccagatatttaaatttcatttcctgttgtattattttgttatccaccacaagcttacatctgatcggtgtcttggaaataaccattgattttgtctttgccgctgatattatcatattgaatttttttgttgttttgttaaattggtacagtagcctttgcagatcgtcctcgttctccgccaacagtaccgcatcgtctgcatagcacaggattttgacttctttatttcccattttgtatccttttagtttgcgtacttgttttatgatttcatccatcACTATGTTAAATAGGAGTGGACTGAGAGAGTCCCCTTGCCTAATGCTCCtatttgcaggtatctgttcagttaggtcatcatttatttttgcttggattgtattttttgagtatatattttcgattattttaatgatattatattatataactcCGCCTGCATGATCGctgggtggattgagtagcttAGCGATTGtgttgccggtcccaagcccgagAAAAGGAGGAGGGTTAGTGGAACGGGTTAGCAGCCCATCCACCGTAAAACCGAATATAGACCCACAAATTTGCTTCGGAATaggacaaaaaatatttcatagacaTAATTTATATGGCAAAACAACGTTTTCCGGATCATCTAGTGTATGTTATGtgttaaaattgattttcttttgtttttcactCACACAGTTTTGTATGTTACTTTGTAACTTGTAATGTAATTAAGATGCCATCTTTACACGCATGCATATTTTAGTAGTTTATCATATAAaccaaaaacaattattaagtAATATTATCTCCACTCTCCCCCgctgaaaatgaaaaaacctcgagtattaacaatatttgtttgtaattatttcccaacatgtttttcttatcttgaCGTGAATTAAGGGTTTTGCTAGCATACGTcttaaatattcaacattattttcaGTATATTCACGTGGTATgatctaaaaaatgaaaataagtgttgttgcaaattgtttattattgtgTTTAGTTGTACTGAAGTGTAAAGGAGCAAAAATTTTGGGTATAATTCCAACTGCGTCTTACAGCCATCAAATAACATTCCAGCCGTTATGGACGGAGTTATCTTTACGAGGACACAACGTAACTGTCATTACGACAGATCCTCTCAATAACGCATCTTTGAATAATTGCAGAGAAATCGATATCAGCGAAATATACGATCTATTTAGGAATATACAGTTTTACGAAACTATCTCAGTCaatcctgtatatttttggaaaatagttTTGTTGTTGAAGAACATTTGTTTAGAATTAACTACAACTTTAATCGAAAATGAGGAATTGAATGCTATAAAGAATGAACATTTTGATTTGGTTATAGCCGAAGCGCATTTTCCTTCTATAGTAGGTTTTATAGGACACTATAAATGCCCGTGGATAGGTGTGTCTTCCATGGAATCCAGTTTACAGTACAACGTAGCTATCGGAAATCCCACGCATCCTATTTTGCATCCAGATTACAATCTTCCGTTGgagaatttggaaaatttaaattttttcgaaagacttttgagttttttatatCGCACTTTGTATATATTCGTGATAAATACTTATATTTTTCCTAAATTATCAACTATTTATGATGAATCTGGATGGAAATCGCCGCCTTTAATTCAAGTACAAAACAACATCAGCATGTTGTTTGTCACTACACACCccatttttcataatatcagACCATCACTTCCAAATACCATATCAATTGGAAATGGAATGCATTTCAAGAAACCTCACCCTCTACCTGAGGTAAGTGAATACAgtaattcaaaaaatcaatttttttatttataatcacATGAAACTTTTCGTATCTTTTCTTGATTTGCTGGGTATAGAATGATAAAGTCAAAGACCGAAGTTGGGACTGGATGTTATGTAACATCCTTAGAAAAACACATCTTTTCGTATAAAATCTTCTCTTTCTACATTGTTTATACTGCAATTATTATTAGAAGCGTTGAAACAGATATACAGTCCAAGATGTACATGATTTAAATgttgagaaaacaaaataattcaatcacTCAATATGGGCTCTTGCTCACGTTAGAAGCCATTCAGGTTGTTAGCGAGATTCTAAAACGTTCGGGGTTCCCCGCAGAGCCTGCCGCCTGTCATTTGACGACGCTGAATACCCAGTTGATCACGTCAAGCCAAATTATACCTAATAATTGAATTCGGATCCAAATTATCGAGAGCGAAAGCTAATTAAACTTCTGTCGAGTCCCATTTTCGAATCGCCCCCtctaataatcaaatttttcctCTGTTGAGCGTGGGCTCCACGTTTAAGAGTCCTGAACCCATCACATGGCTATTGAGATAATAATCCAGAAGATATTACATATTGAAGTACATCAATTTATAAACGattatttgtaaaaacagctatgcattatttttgtttttgaattgtgAATGATTTTTCTTCACCTTTTTATTAAAAGGTGAAGGGTTCATATCGTTGAAACAACAATTAGTTTAATAAACGAAGTTACCAAAGTTGTATCAAGGTTATCATTTCACAAATGAACTGCTTTTCACGTGACTTCTGAAGTGGACAAGattagataataatgaaaaataattttatataagatTAGTTTCAACACGAACATGATACTG
The window above is part of the Diorhabda sublineata isolate icDioSubl1.1 chromosome 3, icDioSubl1.1, whole genome shotgun sequence genome. Proteins encoded here:
- the LOC130442205 gene encoding UDP-glycosyltransferase UGT4-like, with translation MKISVVANCLLLCLVVLKCKGAKILGIIPTASYSHQITFQPLWTELSLRGHNVTVITTDPLNNASLNNCREIDISEIYDLFRNIQFYETISVNPVYFWKIVLLLKNICLELTTTLIENEELNAIKNEHFDLVIAEAHFPSIVGFIGHYKCPWIGVSSMESSLQYNVAIGNPTHPILHPDYNLPLENLENLNFFERLLSFLYRTLYIFVINTYIFPKLSTIYDESGWKSPPLIQVQNNISMLFVTTHPIFHNIRPSLPNTISIGNGMHFKKPHPLPEVSEYSNSKNQFFYL